ttgatgTTCTTGAAACCCATTTGCTTTCTCACATTCTCTACATCTTCCCATCTACCTGTAGTTGCGAACATATTTGAGGACAAGACATAAACAGAATCATCCTCTGGTTCTAGCTTCGAGAGATTTTCCGCTGCTTTTCTTCCGCGGTCTAAATTCCCGTGGATTTTGCAGGAAGCTAACAAACTACGCCACACGAGGTCGTTTGGTTTCATTGGCATCTTAGATATAAAGGTTTCAGCTTCAGCTAACCTCCCTGATCTTCCAAGAAGATCAATTACACAGATGCAATGTTCAATCGCCGGTTCTAATCCAAAATCTCTAGCAATCATGTCGTAATACGCAAGGCCTTTGTCTACTAATCCCCCGTGGCTGCATGCTgtaagaagagagacaaatGTGACATGGCCCGGCTTGATTCCCATTTCAAGCATCTCATGGAAAGTCGCACAAACTTCCTCGAAATACCCGTGTCTTCCCAAAGCTGATATTAGTATGTTCCATGAGGGGAGTGATCGATTGACTGATGGAGGAAGCATTTTCACCACTTCACCTATTTCCCCGCATTTGCTATACATGTCTGCAGCAGCGTTAAAGATAAAAGAATCATGTTCAAACCCGAGTTTTACAGCTAAGCCATGAAGTTGTTGGCCTTCCTCTAGGACGGCTAGCTTCGCAGCGGCAGAAAGTCCCTCAGAGAAACTAAACTGGTCTAGACTCACCCCAAAGCTTCTCATCTTTGATACAAGTTTTAGCACCTCTTCTCCATGACCGTGGTGAGCATTTGCCGCAAGCATAGCATTCCACGTGATGATATTCCTATTATCTAATCCGTTAAATAGGTCCTGACTCGAGCTTAAATCACCACATTTGGCGTACATAGTGATAAGCGAATTTTTCACGTGTTCATCTGATTCAAACCCAGCAGAAACTATATAGGCGTGTAATGGTTTCCCCCGTTCAAGTAAATCACCCGGCAATAAGCAAGCACTAAGAACACTTACCACTGTGATATAATTTGAAGAAACACCTTCCACTCGCATAGTTTGAAAAGCCGCCAGGGCCTTGTCGGGATCTTCGTCCTCAGCATAGCCACCAATAAGAGCATTCCAAGCTACTACATCTCGTCTAGGCATCTGTAATAGTACCCGTCTCGATTCGCTCATCTCACCTATCTTTCCGTACATGGAAACCAATGCATTACCAATAATCTGATTGTAAAATAAACCGCTGACCACTACAAGTCCATGAAGGATCCTACCCTTCTCAAAAAAATCAGGAGTAAAGCAGGCAGCCAATGCGCTTGTAAAAGTCACATAGTTCACTGATTTTCCGGAACTTATCATTGAACAAAGAAGTCCTAACGCATCTAAGCTCCTCCCATCGTTGACAAAAGAAGCCATCAAGGAGTTCCATGAGATCAAATCTTTAGTGGGCATTTGTTTGAACACTAAATTTGCCTCTACTGATCTTCCAGCGCCTGCATACATTCTCAAAAGAGTATTGCACACACAAACAACCGAATCAAACCCCATTTTAACCACTAAACCATGAATTCCTCTACCCCATTTTTGGTGATCTACATGACCCAAAACTGATAACAGAGTAGACACAGTGGTGGAGTTCACTTCATCATGAAAACGACGCATCAAACTGAAAATCCTAAATGATTCCTCGATATGACCATTTTGTGCATATGCCGCAGCAATCGAATTCCATGAAATTGTGTCACGTTCAGACATttgatcaaaaatataatttgcatAGTCTACATTTCCCATACTACCTAACATGGATATGAGCGAATTCTCCACTGCCAGCTTACTCTCCAGTCCCGATTTGACAACCTGTCCGATAATTTGACGACCCAAAGATTCATCTTTAAGCAATCCGCAGGAACTGATTACCAAAGACATGGAATTTTCGTTACACCCAACTCCTTCTCCTCTCATACCTTTATAGATATCAATTACTTCCTCTGGCTCACCCTTATCCGAGTAACCAACCATCAGTGAAGTCCAAGACACCACGTTTCGGTCAGGCATCTCCTCAAAAACCTTCCTTGAACACGAAACCAATCCATAAACCCCATAGAGATGCAAGATAGCAGTACTAACGTAAACATCAGACAACAAACCAGACTTAGCCACAAAGCCGTGAACTTGAACCCCTTCTCTGAACATAGAACCAGACCGACCACAAGCTGTTACTAAACTAGCAATCACAAAGCTACTTGGCTTAATACCAAGATCACACATCTTCCGAAAAAATTCCATTCCTTCCAAATACAATCCAACACGGACTATCCCCGACATCATGGTATTCCAAGAGACTTCGTTTCTCACAGGCATTATATCGAACAGGTGGCGCGCAGGTTTGACTCGGCCAAACTTGGTGTACATGTTAATCAAAGTGTTGGTGTGCAACACACTCAGACGAACTAATCCCTTGACACAAAGCGCATGCACAGCTCTCCCCGTAGTCTCTATAGTGATTTGAGAGAAACCAATTTGATCGAAACAAGATATTTCCGGGTTCCAATGGTCTGAGAGCGAGAAACATCCACTCAATCTGgtaactttttttccttccacTCTTTTCAAACATTGCAATGTCGAGATTCGTCGCGTCTTGAACTGGCGGGAGACAGATCCACTGAGCAAACGAGAATCGCCGCCCTGAAAAAACAGGACTTTGCGTCGCCAGCTGGCCAGCTCTAATTCGTCGGTGTTCAACGGTGGTTCCCGGAAAGATCAACGATTTGAAACCAACCtagaaagcaaaaaagacTGCTcttttaaatcaaaaaccaaaataaccGGAAAGGCGTACCAGAAACCGGAATCACTGGACTATATAAAACCGTTTTGtaccggatcttaaaaacaataattgcAATATAAACcctgtattattattttattacttattttaCCCCAAGTGTTTTCTCCTACACCATTTGAACCCTCTGCAAGTCTCACAGTGTTTCTAGGTCTCGCAACGACAAATGGACGAAGAAAGATTGGAAAATTGATCGGATTTTTTCGGGTAAGTTCTCTGAATCGTTTGTATTCTACTTCACCTTCCACATGGTTGAGAACTCAGATGTAGCGTAAGTGAATCTAATATctacagaaacaaacaaaagcaaaacaaaaaaaaatgattcctTTGAAATTCAGCATTTGCAATTGAAACTGTGTGAATGATTCAATCGATGTATTCATCAGAATCTGTGAAAGCTAAAACATTTTCGTTCTTCAAGTTTTACTCTCTTGGCTGAAGATATATCTATTTTGGAAGAGAAGTCTATGTTTGTTCTTATGTAGAAACTGTTAGGTGATGAATCAATTTTCATCTGTCAGCTTTCCAAATCTAGGtggttgttacttgttagctTGTGATAACTTGATTTCACTACAAAGCAATCATTTGCAAAATACAATCTTTCAACTCTGTAATATCTACATTTTGTCTACAATTCGACGTTTCTTCGTTGTTGCTACTACATGCGCCTATCTGATCTTGCTTATATACTAATAATGCCAATAAGTTAGCTAATAATTCCATTTTCAAGGTGAAAATGACTTGCTTTATGGCTTCATTAATGTATGAGGAGCTCGTAACTCTCCAAGAGTGATGATGAATGTTCATCTTCTGTTCCCTGTTtatgctgttgttgttgttgttggttatCGTTTTCTTCTAACCCGAGTTCGCTTTCCAGGTGCTTAAACCATTTatcaacttcatcttcttcagacTCTTGAAGAGCTCTGTTCTCTGGTTGTTGGAATGAGTCTGAACCATCTATGAAACTCCAAATGTCAGGATCTAAATCAAAAGGCATCTCCAGCAGCTCTGGTTTGTCTACCTCTTGTAACATCCCCGTAAACTCGCTATAAGTTAGAATGTGCTCAAACATTTGACTTATCTGTGCATCATCGTCTTTGCTTGAAATGTTGGAACCAGCAAAAGACATTGAAGCATTTGGAGATGACTCTTGAGagttctcttcttcattcaaaGAACCTTTTGAACCCGCTTCATCGGCATTAAGGTTAGTTTCCgagctcaatcttttcttgAGATGTGTATGCCACACATTCTTGATCTCATTGTCTGTTCTTCCAGGCAGCTTAGAAGCAATCTTCGACCACCTGAATCCAAAATGCAGAAAAGCTAttgtcaaaatcaaaactttgagcCCACAACAAGACATTAACAAGATAACACATACTTGTTACCAAAGCTCTGGTGAAGTTTGATGATGgtgtcttcttcctctgcacTGAAATTGCCACGTTTCACATCAGGTCTGAGGTAATTAATCCATCGCAGACGACAACTCTTGCCACACCTCAACAATCCTTCATTGCATGCATAGATAGAATCAGAACCAGAAGACTAGAAAAGCTAAAGAAAGAGGCTTTTAAAGATCATAGACATACCAGCTTGCTTTGGGAGAGATCTCCAATTCTCATGACCATTCTTGTGAATGAAAGAGATGAGTTTCAAGTCTTCATCATGGCTCCATGGTCCTCTCTTCACTTTGGTTTTGTCACAACATGGTGCTCTTCCTTTGCCCatattctctctctcctctctcacAGACACACACTTTTGAGATTCCCTCTTACCAAATCCAATTGCTTTTATGTGTATTTATACATGAGAAGTGGTGTGTGTGATCCTGACATTGAGAAACATGTTATAAACCACAGACATTGACAAATGTCACATCAGATTTGTTGAGGTTAAAAACTTGTCTATATTGTGGATGAGTATCTGGCAAAATTCAcatcttttttataattgtataGTTCGCATTTCTATATGTCATTAATAAACTATTATGAAAATGTAATCAACTAAACACAGATGAAACATGTTTGAAACTTAGATACTGAgtctcatattttttattcaatcatgAAACCTATAAAGATTGCCTCTGACCAATCTATAAGTTGAATCCATCTTTATGATgtcaaaagaaaggaaaaaaaaaaatacctgTTCCTGTGATTAGTGCTGTTATCCTAAATTATTTTGACTAATTTTGTTGTACTGCTGCAAAATGCGCAACTCGTTAGTTAATATTAGCTAATTTTGAGATTTGACTAATTAGGGTGTCTGAGTCAAATCAGATAGGattgtaataatttttttctgtCTATGGCTATACCAACTTTTGAAAAacggttttaaattttaacaaaatgagaaagttTGATAAGTGGAAATTTCATGAATAAAACTTGACTTAGTAATCTACCAAACAAGACGTAAGGATGCTATCACCTTCCGATTGGCACTCATATTtataaggaagaaaaaattgaCTGGTTAGGGTTAAGAATCGTGGAAGGCTGAATAAAATTCTAATCTATAACcatattatacatataaaatcatgCTTAAGAacagtaagaaaaaatatgtacaTCAGTCCATAGtggatttattttaaagaaaatgggTCCTATAACCCTGTAACATGTgtatacttttttgttttcttcgaaTACAATGATCAAATTAGCTTTCCTTTACTTTATACACACACAACATTTCTCGACGTTCTatctttttctcctcttttttttagtCTCCATCCCTCTCATCATGActcttttaaataattttaatcatGTCGTCTATATatttctcatatatatttggatttaaatAACATACACAAATTATTTGGTCAAgtcataaatattataaacgaAACATATATGACATATGTTTAAAATGTTATAGAACAATATGGTTATCCAAAACCTCtaacatttatatatcttttactttttgaaaattgttataaAACAATATCGTAAGCTTTTACCACTACTTTAACTTTAGTTTATGGTACTCAATTTAGTCATTTTGGCCATAATATACTAACCTAAATTCTAAAGATACAATGTATATCCACTACTGATTAATATTACGTTCATCAATCTAAAGAAACATACATATCAGCATCAATCGCTTACTTAATAGGAAGTTAAGTTAAAGATTCCAAATCAATAGTATGATTTATATTCCATATGCCAAACAAGATATGACGAAACACATCATGCTTACGTTAAATTATATGACGAAAATTAAAGTTGACATGGTGTTATTTTGgcaacataaataaaactcaacTAGcaactacaacaacaacaatttttgTTCTCACATGCATGTCCTGTAtagttttgtctttaaatcaaaacatataaccaaaaatcaattagTATATTGATGGATCTTCTAACAtaataaagaaacttttttgGAGAAGATATAAGTATTTATTCGACAATAGCATTATTGTGCATGCATCTCTAGTAAAGTTATAATCATATGTTCCTTTGTTTGGTGAACAACTTAcgaaaatgttattttaactAGAACCAATTAGGTTCGCactggaaaaagaaaagtttagtAAACTAGGttgaaaaaatggaagaaagtTGAAATATCCCAATTTGCATGACGAAAGCAAACGTGTTGCTATTGGCACGCCTCTGTCTCTAGTCTTTGATTTGGTTCGGCCGCCCGTTTTCGTAAATAAAATACCACAAGTACAATGAAATGAATCCGTAGTACATTTTCTGTTTACTAAGGTGTGAATAATAGTTGAATTTGCCTTTTAATATTTGTACCGCTAACTAGCTAGCAACGAAGAGTGGTGAACGTATGTTACAATATAAGAAATTTGGTCTATATCTTATTGCGGTTGGACTGCATAAATGTGGtacaacaaattaataattctatgttaaaatgtataaaattataCTTTGGACTAGTACTGGTGAGCGTCATATATTATCCCTTTAAAGGAGAGATGGCTCCCTAATTCAACTATTCGGTCTCAAACGTATTAAAATGTATAAAACTGAAATGAGCTCAACTGTTTAACAATATAATTCTCTCTATTCTATAGTTGTTTCATGTTTGAATAGAGAaccatatttttaattgattgcaacgtttgttcttttttctacaacaaaagttacaaaacaaaaatactaaatagaggatgtatatatgtttggtGACAGTATGTATGTACAATATAATGTATTTGTTTGGTGAAACACCAAAGTTTTTTACTAATAGAAAgatgtttttattaatagaTTTGATTATGCATTTGATTGGTGACTGGTGTGATACTAATGGTCATACTCATACGTCGGTAGCAGTTGAGCAAGATCTTGTTTgccaaacaaattaattaggattatatgtatatttcttggcaaaaacaaaagagatttatattttctttgccTTATGTGCAATGAAATTCAGAAATGCATCCCTACTGCAATTCGATTTGGTCAAAATCATTCAACGTCAAGATCATATTCACtgactttttgtttataacaATGGTCTAATAGAACaagttatgtatatataatagtgTGTTCACATCATAAACCAACTATAAACTATTTGAATtagaaattataatatatgtctatttattgatgttgttgtaataatagttttttttttttttttttttttttttttactaaaacttACCTTCATTAAATGGGAAAAGTTACAAAGTGCCTCCAGATCGAGTAACACCTATTAGGAAACAAACAtacaacaaccacaacaagagcacattatcaatcaaagaGACCAAACCAAGTGGCGAGGAAGTTTGTAATAATAGTTTAAGAATGCATGCACGCattgtttgatatattttggCCTCTCGcgtttaatttttataatttaaaaataatttaagaaataCATATATCACAAGttacacacaaaaatataGTTGATTGTAATGGATGaactttttcatgttttggaGTTTCTGAGTTTATAAATAACAACTTACATCTCAACAATTAATATGTAATGATAATACATTATACATCTGGCAAGTGATTAATTCAGAATAATGGAAGTTTAGAATATGATATGCTGAGTCATGTCTtcctatgtttttttttctacagaTTCTCATGTCTTCCTATGTtaattgaacaaaaatatagtTGATTAAAATTACCTAATCATTACATGCATGACGTGTGTTCCATaacttgaaaaatgaaaacattggTCGATCGAATAATTATAAAGTAACTCCAGTGTGGCACCTAATcttggaaaatatataaataaaacttttacaaTTATAGGAGTTGGTTGGTAGAGGATTTGCTTAAATAGTGATGACATTTTTCATAAGTTATGACTACCTAACTAATCACTCATAAGGTCCAAACACAGGactcataaatttatatataattcaaaaaaaaaaaaacgcataatgtaagaaacaaaacaagtacGTGATGGattgagaaaaagagagacgATCACATTACATATGCATGACGCATcgttaattattattattttattaaaaaattttatcaattatGAAGAacctttgacaaaaaaaattcttgttATCAATTTTTAAGGAAAGCTCATAcataaatactaaaaattgaaataaacaaTGTTATTAGTACAGATTTTATGCTGTACAGCATGCTCggaaaaaataagatttaacGACATAAATTCTacgaaacaaatatttatttaggtTAATTACAAAAGTAATACTGATAATagaaaagaatattaataaaactaaaatattatgtaaaaaCCTAACTTATTTATACGTTTAagtatatataacttaaacaaagaaatgttttctcgttattatatacatatagagTTTTCTATCATCATACATGCAAAATAAATGCATTTGCTGatgttaaaaaacaaatctgaatAATATGGTTTTGAAACATTTGTAGCTTTACATTTATATGGGCTTAAGATATGATAGATATATGGGCTTTTAAAGTCTTTAAGCCCAATCCTCTAAAACTATAAGTGATTTTCATTTTCGAATTTTCAGCCAATGTAAGTTTGATAGTGGTGCGGCGGTGAATGCGACCGAGATGattgtaatttttaataatgtttgtttgattaggCTAATGCGTGAATCGTGATTTGCATGGAAGATTATACGTAGGATCAAAAGTGACGACTACATTGCCTTGTAAATTGTAACCGTGATTTCCCTGGAGTTTGCATCTACAATTAGTAAATTACTGTCTGTTGATTCATGTCTTTGTACAGATGACATGTCATTTCTTTTACGTTATCACctttgatataaaaatataagcctaACAGGCTAACACctgtttaataattttacaatacttaatataatcttaaactAAAGGTAAATACTAGGGTAAACATAgtgtatttgtatataaaatatacaaatattgtTAACTGAATACTCCCTCCAAAATTTGGTTATGTAACAAATAAAGCCAACTTGAAACAGACTCCATATTCCAGACACTAAAAGgtcaacaaaattttggtaaaaggAACATTGAACCATTTGTACATtggaagcaaacaaaaaaatactaagaaatattgaaaaagtTGGTTGGTGGTGGAAAATCCGATCTCAGACTGCTGCAACTTCCTTATGGCCTCGGAATTTAAGGTTTTCAGATgcattttttaacaattaaagtGAACATAAAAGGTGAGTGccatttaatttttgtattaaaaaccCTTACCGATCTCGCCTTTAAATGCATTCAAATCCCAAGACCAGTCTCGCTAccattaataaatatatgtcCAATTTAATTCATACTATTACTATATGTGTCTCCCTGTATACATTTAGGGCTTAGCCGTCTAGTTAGGAGTAACTCGCATATATTGATTTCTGCTAGAAATatagacaaaataaataaataaatttttgtttggtacaATACTTTATTTGTTCCAACCAACTACTCCAAATTAAAAACTCTTTCCGTTTCGTGaagaaaatctttaaaacccaTGGAGAttaatttttcagtttttatgtACTATTACGTTAACAAAATATGACGAGAGATGTTTAAATAGCATGAATTACTACTGGTTCATGATTATGGGAATCAAGTGTTTAGTGTGAGCTAGGAATAGTgcatttataattattttaattatataacgtaatcactatttttttatttaatatgtgtaaaaattgaaaaattaagAACGTTGTGTCCATCTATATTGCCCGCTTACTTATTAAATTTGATACATGttataatttatgaaaaataaaaggtaCGTGCATGTATTTTGAACAGTATTGTGTGTGTTGAAAATTAAAGTGTTTTATTAATTGTGCTGGTGTCATGAGAATATCGCCCGTGAGCATCATCACTTCCTCACCTTTTTACTTGTACTATAAGGAAAtagaaatttatgtttatcatAA
This sequence is a window from Arabidopsis thaliana chromosome 1 sequence. Protein-coding genes within it:
- a CDS encoding Tetratricopeptide repeat (TPR)-like superfamily protein (Tetratricopeptide repeat (TPR)-like superfamily protein; CONTAINS InterPro DOMAIN/s: Pentatricopeptide repeat (InterPro:IPR002885); BEST Arabidopsis thaliana protein match is: Pentatricopeptide repeat (PPR) superfamily protein (TAIR:AT4G13650.1); Has 59612 Blast hits to 13645 proteins in 226 species: Archae - 0; Bacteria - 4; Metazoa - 112; Fungi - 34; Plants - 58832; Viruses - 0; Other Eukaryotes - 630 (source: NCBI BLink).) produces the protein MYTKFGRVKPARHLFDIMPVRNEVSWNTMMSGIVRVGLYLEGMEFFRKMCDLGIKPSSFVIASLVTACGRSGSMFREGVQVHGFVAKSGLLSDVYVSTAILHLYGVYGLVSCSRKVFEEMPDRNVVSWTSLMVGYSDKGEPEEVIDIYKGMRGEGVGCNENSMSLVISSCGLLKDESLGRQIIGQVVKSGLESKLAVENSLISMLGSMGNVDYANYIFDQMSERDTISWNSIAAAYAQNGHIEESFRIFSLMRRFHDEVNSTTVSTLLSVLGHVDHQKWGRGIHGLVVKMGFDSVVCVCNTLLRMYAGAGRSVEANLVFKQMPTKDLISWNSLMASFVNDGRSLDALGLLCSMISSGKSVNYVTFTSALAACFTPDFFEKGRILHGLVVVSGLFYNQIIGNALVSMYGKIGEMSESRRVLLQMPRRDVVAWNALIGGYAEDEDPDKALAAFQTMRVEGVSSNYITVVSVLSACLLPGDLLERGKPLHAYIVSAGFESDEHVKNSLITMYAKCGDLSSSQDLFNGLDNRNIITWNAMLAANAHHGHGEEVLKLVSKMRSFGVSLDQFSFSEGLSAAAKLAVLEEGQQLHGLAVKLGFEHDSFIFNAAADMYSKCGEIGEVVKMLPPSVNRSLPSWNILISALGRHGYFEEVCATFHEMLEMGIKPGHVTFVSLLTACSHGGLVDKGLAYYDMIARDFGLEPAIEHCICVIDLLGRSGRLAEAETFISKMPMKPNDLVWRSLLASCKIHGNLDRGRKAAENLSKLEPEDDSVYVLSSNMFATTGRWEDVENVRKQMGFKNIKKKQACSWVKLKDKVSSFGIGDRTHPQTMEIYAKLEDIKKLIKESGYVADTSQALQDTDEEQKEHNLWNHSERLALAYALMSTPEGSTVRIFKNLRICSDCHSVYKFVSRVIGRRIVLRDQYRFHHFERGLCSCKDYW
- a CDS encoding Tetratricopeptide repeat (TPR)-like superfamily protein (Tetratricopeptide repeat (TPR)-like superfamily protein; FUNCTIONS IN: molecular_function unknown; INVOLVED IN: biological_process unknown; LOCATED IN: cellular_component unknown; EXPRESSED IN: shoot apex; CONTAINS InterPro DOMAIN/s: Pentatricopeptide repeat (InterPro:IPR002885); BEST Arabidopsis thaliana protein match is: Pentatricopeptide repeat (PPR) superfamily protein (TAIR:AT4G13650.1).), whose translation is MPVRNEVSWNTMMSGIVRVGLYLEGMEFFRKMCDLGIKPSSFVIASLVTACGRSGSMFREGVQVHGFVAKSGLLSDVYVSTAILHLYGVYGLVSCSRKVFEEMPDRNVVSWTSLMVGYSDKGEPEEVIDIYKGMRGEGVGCNENSMSLVISSCGLLKDESLGRQIIGQVVKSGLESKLAVENSLISMLGSMGNVDYANYIFDQMSERDTISWNSIAAAYAQNGHIEESFRIFSLMRRFHDEVNSTTVSTLLSVLGHVDHQKWGRGIHGLVVKMGFDSVVCVCNTLLRMYAGAGRSVEANLVFKQMPTKDLISWNSLMASFVNDGRSLDALGLLCSMISSGKSVNYVTFTSALAACFTPDFFEKGRILHGLVVVSGLFYNQIIGNALVSMYGKIGEMSESRRVLLQMPRRDVVAWNALIGGYAEDEDPDKALAAFQTMRVEGVSSNYITVVSVLSACLLPGDLLERGKPLHAYIVSAGFESDEHVKNSLITMYAKCGDLSSSQDLFNGLDNRNIITWNAMLAANAHHGHGEEVLKLVSKMRSFGVSLDQFSFSEGLSAAAKLAVLEEGQQLHGLAVKLGFEHDSFIFNAAADMYSKCGEIGEVVKMLPPSVNRSLPSWNILISALGRHGYFEEVCATFHEMLEMGIKPGHVTFVSLLTACSHGGLVDKGLAYYDMIARDFGLEPAIEHCICVIDLLGRSGRLAEAETFISKMPMKPNDLVWRSLLASCKIHGNLDRGRKAAENLSKLEPEDDSVYVLSSNMFATTGRWEDVENVRKQMGFKNIKKKQACSWVKLKDKVSSFGIGDRTHPQTMEIYAKLEDIKKLIKESGYVADTSQALQDTDEEQKEHNLWNHSERLALAYALMSTPEGSTVRIFKNLRICSDCHSVYKFVSRVIGRRIVLRDQYRFHHFERGLFGKGSGFQQFWDITP
- the MYB58 gene encoding myb domain protein 58 (myb domain protein 58 (MYB58); CONTAINS InterPro DOMAIN/s: SANT, DNA-binding (InterPro:IPR001005), Homeodomain-like (InterPro:IPR009057), Myb, DNA-binding (InterPro:IPR014778), HTH transcriptional regulator, Myb-type, DNA-binding (InterPro:IPR017930), Homeodomain-related (InterPro:IPR012287), Myb transcription factor (InterPro:IPR015495); BEST Arabidopsis thaliana protein match is: myb domain protein 63 (TAIR:AT1G79180.1); Has 8863 Blast hits to 8152 proteins in 473 species: Archae - 0; Bacteria - 3; Metazoa - 752; Fungi - 456; Plants - 5848; Viruses - 6; Other Eukaryotes - 1798 (source: NCBI BLink).) codes for the protein MGKGRAPCCDKTKVKRGPWSHDEDLKLISFIHKNGHENWRSLPKQAGLLRCGKSCRLRWINYLRPDVKRGNFSAEEEDTIIKLHQSFGNKWSKIASKLPGRTDNEIKNVWHTHLKKRLSSETNLNADEAGSKGSLNEEENSQESSPNASMSFAGSNISSKDDDAQISQMFEHILTYSEFTGMLQEVDKPELLEMPFDLDPDIWSFIDGSDSFQQPENRALQESEEDEVDKWFKHLESELGLEENDNQQQQQQHKQGTEDEHSSSLLESYELLIH
- the MYB58 gene encoding myb domain protein 58, whose translation is MSCCGLKVLILTIAFLHFGFRWSKIASKLPGRTDNEIKNVWHTHLKKRLSSETNLNADEAGSKGSLNEEENSQESSPNASMSFAGSNISSKDDDAQISQMFEHILTYSEFTGMLQEVDKPELLEMPFDLDPDIWSFIDGSDSFQQPENRALQESEEDEVDKWFKHLESELGLEENDNQQQQQQHKQGTEDEHSSSLLESYELLIH